In Agelaius phoeniceus isolate bAgePho1 chromosome 14, bAgePho1.hap1, whole genome shotgun sequence, a single genomic region encodes these proteins:
- the MAGT1 gene encoding LOW QUALITY PROTEIN: dolichyl-diphosphooligosaccharide--protein glycosyltransferase subunit MAGT1 (The sequence of the model RefSeq protein was modified relative to this genomic sequence to represent the inferred CDS: inserted 1 base in 1 codon; deleted 1 base in 1 codon): protein MARLQLAALPQLSQSEAGRDSGAGAFTNRRPVGGASQPXGRGGRSGVAMAALPVPLLALVLLLLAGCGGPGAAGQRRKEMVLSEKVNQLMEWASKRSVIRMNGDKFRRLVKAPPRNYSVIVMFTALQPHRQCVVCKQADEEYQILANSWRYSSAFTNKIFFAMVDFDEGSDVFQMLNMNSAPTFINFPAKGKPKRGDTYELQVRGFAAEQLARWVADRTDVHIRVIRPPNYAGPLMLGLLLAVIGGLVYLRGSNLDFLYNKTGWAFAALCFVLAMTSGQMWNHIRGPPYAHKNPHTGQVNYIHGSSQAQFVAETHIVLLFNGGVTLGMVLLHEAATSDMDVGKRKIMCIAGIGLVVLFFSWLLSVFRSKYHGYPYSFLMS, encoded by the exons ATGGCACGGCTCCAGCTCGCCGCgctcccacag ctcagccaaTCGGAGGCCGGCAGGGACTCTGGAGCCGGCGCCTTCACCAATCGGCGTCCGGTGGGCGGGGCCTCGCAGc gggggcggggcgggcgaaGCGGGGTGGCCATGGCGGCGCTGCCGGTGCCGCTGCTGGCgctggtgctgctgttgctggCGGGATGTGGCGGGCCTGGCGCCGCGGGGCAGAGGCGGAAGGAG ATGGTGTTGTCAGAAAAAGTGAACCAGCTGATGGAGTGGGCCAGCAAGAGATCCGTGATCAGAATGAACGGGGACAAATTCCGGCGCCTCGTGAAGGCCCCTCCCAGGAACTACTCAGTGATTGTGATGTTCACTGCCCTTCAGCCTCACAGGCAGTGTGTTGTGTGCAA GCAAGCTGATGAGGAATACCAGATCCTGGCAAACTCCTGGAGGTATTCCAGTGCATTTACcaacaagattttttttgctATGGTAGATTTTGACGAAGGCTCGGACGTCTTTCAGATG ctgaaCATGAACTCTGCCCCCACTTTCATTAACTTCCCTGCCAAGGGGAAGCCCAAGCGAGGGGACACCTACGAGCTGCAGGTGCGCGGCTTCGCGGCGGAGCAGCTGGCACGCTGGGTGGCCGACAGGACAGACGTGCAT ATCCGTGTGATAAGGCCACCAAACTATGCTGGACCCTTGATGCTGGGGTTGCTGCTGGCTGTCATTGGAGGCCTCGTGTATTTGAGGGGCAGCAATCTGGATTTTCTCTACAACAAAACTGGCTGGGCCTTTGCTGCTCTG tgttttgTGTTAGCAATGACATCAGGCCAGATGTGGAACCACATCAGAGGCCCCCCCTATGCTCATAAGAATCCCCATACAGGACAAGTG AATTATATCCATGGAAGCAGCCAAGCCCAGTTTGTGGCAGAAACACATATAGTTCTGCTCTTCA ATGGTGGAGTTACTTTAGGAATGGTCCTTCTCCACGAAGCTGCTACTTCTGACATGGatgtggggaaaagaaaaa TTATGTGCATTGCTGGCATTGGCTTGGTGGTGCTGTTCTTCAGCTGGCTGCTGTCTGTCTTCAGATCCAAGTACCACGGCTACCCCTACAG TTTCCTAATGAGCTAA